The following are encoded in a window of Mycobacteriales bacterium genomic DNA:
- a CDS encoding cytochrome P450, giving the protein MTTSLSIADAGRAITDPATFADFDRLHALLALLRAEDPVHLVEADDFPPFWLVTRHADVMDIELQPDRFTNEPEPVLANWEAVRRNQAQGPLLRTLIHMDAPDHPRYRKLVIPWFRPGRLGRLTGSLDALSAQALQTLERKDGECDFARDVAMPFPLQVILAILGLPEADYPRMLQLTQELFGATDPDVSRGTSLADLEAILTDFFAYFTTLTADRRETPTEDLASMIANAELDGHPLGDLETISYYVIIATAGHDTTSSAMAGGMQALIDHPDQLARLRGDMSLLPTAVDEMIRWVSPVKHFMRTARTDYELGGKRIKAGDWLMLSYVSANRDEAEFAAPFTFDVGRTPNHHLAFGFGPHFCLGTQLAKMELESLFGAILPRLEQVDLAGRPQLTKAIFVNGHRSLPIRYRLSAA; this is encoded by the coding sequence ATGACGACCTCTCTCTCGATCGCCGATGCCGGTCGCGCCATCACGGATCCGGCGACCTTCGCCGACTTCGACCGCCTGCACGCGTTGCTGGCGCTGCTGCGGGCCGAGGACCCGGTCCATCTCGTCGAGGCAGACGACTTCCCGCCGTTCTGGCTCGTCACCCGGCACGCGGACGTCATGGACATCGAGCTGCAGCCGGACCGGTTCACCAACGAGCCGGAGCCGGTGCTCGCGAACTGGGAGGCCGTGCGCCGCAACCAGGCGCAGGGGCCGCTGCTGCGCACGCTGATCCACATGGACGCGCCGGACCATCCCAGGTACCGCAAGCTGGTCATCCCGTGGTTCCGCCCCGGCCGGCTGGGCCGGCTCACCGGGAGCCTGGACGCGCTGTCGGCGCAGGCGCTGCAGACGCTCGAGCGCAAGGACGGCGAGTGCGACTTCGCTCGCGACGTCGCGATGCCGTTCCCCCTGCAGGTGATCCTGGCGATCCTCGGTCTGCCGGAGGCCGACTACCCGCGCATGCTGCAGTTGACGCAAGAGCTCTTCGGCGCCACGGATCCCGACGTGTCGCGCGGCACGTCGCTCGCGGACCTCGAAGCGATCCTCACCGACTTCTTCGCCTACTTCACGACGCTCACCGCGGACCGGCGGGAGACGCCGACCGAGGATCTCGCCTCCATGATCGCGAATGCCGAGCTGGACGGCCACCCGCTCGGTGACCTGGAGACGATCTCCTACTACGTCATCATCGCGACCGCCGGGCACGACACGACCAGCTCGGCGATGGCCGGCGGCATGCAGGCGCTCATCGACCACCCCGACCAGCTGGCCCGGTTGCGGGGCGACATGTCGCTGCTGCCGACCGCGGTCGACGAGATGATCCGCTGGGTCAGCCCGGTCAAGCACTTCATGCGCACGGCACGCACCGACTACGAGCTGGGCGGTAAGCGAATCAAGGCCGGTGACTGGCTGATGCTGTCCTACGTGTCGGCGAACCGCGACGAGGCGGAGTTCGCTGCGCCCTTCACCTTCGACGTCGGCCGCACGCCCAACCACCACCTCGCGTTCGGCTTCGGCCCGCACTTCTGCCTGGGCACCCAGCTGGCCAAGATGGAGCTGGAGTCGCTGTTCGGCGCGATCCTGCCGCGGCTCGAGCAGGTCGACCTCGCCGGCAGGCCGCAGCTGACCAAGGCCATCTTCGTCAACGGGCACCGGTCGCTGCCCATCCGTTACCGGCTGTCGGCCGCCTGA
- a CDS encoding aminotransferase class IV produces MTTWVDGRIVPDDAPVVRADDHGLLVGDGVFETCEVRDGAVFALTRHLRRLRASADCLGLEFDEDRVRGGITAVLAASTLAHARLRVTVTGGPSPYGSARGESPPTVLVVAAPLGDWPPTTDVAVVPWTRNERAATVGAKTTSYADNVVALRYANERGAGEAIFANNRGELCEGTGSNVVVEHEGRLVTPPLSSGCLAGITRELLLEWVPGIEERAVPVEALAAGAEAFLASTTRHVQPIRAVDGTVLAGAPGPFTAEAAAVFARRMAEDPDP; encoded by the coding sequence GTGACGACCTGGGTCGACGGGCGGATCGTGCCCGACGACGCCCCCGTGGTGCGGGCCGACGACCACGGTCTGCTCGTCGGTGACGGCGTCTTCGAGACCTGCGAGGTGCGCGACGGTGCCGTCTTCGCGCTGACCCGGCACCTGCGCAGGTTGCGGGCCTCCGCCGACTGCCTGGGCCTGGAGTTCGACGAAGACCGGGTGCGCGGTGGCATCACGGCGGTCCTGGCCGCGTCGACGCTTGCCCACGCCCGGCTGCGTGTCACGGTCACGGGTGGACCGTCGCCCTACGGCTCGGCCCGGGGCGAGTCGCCGCCGACCGTGCTCGTCGTCGCGGCGCCGCTCGGCGACTGGCCTCCGACGACCGACGTCGCGGTCGTGCCGTGGACCCGCAACGAACGCGCTGCAACGGTGGGGGCCAAGACCACGTCGTACGCCGACAACGTCGTCGCGCTGCGCTACGCGAACGAGCGCGGGGCCGGCGAAGCGATCTTCGCCAACAACCGCGGCGAGCTGTGCGAGGGCACCGGCAGCAATGTCGTCGTGGAGCACGAGGGCCGGCTGGTCACGCCTCCGCTGTCGAGCGGCTGCCTGGCCGGCATCACCCGCGAGCTGCTGCTCGAGTGGGTGCCGGGCATCGAGGAGCGCGCGGTCCCGGTGGAGGCTCTGGCGGCCGGCGCCGAGGCGTTCCTGGCGTCGACGACGCGTCACGTGCAGCCGATCCGTGCGGTCGACGGGACCGTGTTGGCCGGCGCCCCGGGTCCGTTCACGGCCGAGGCCGCGGCCGTCTTCGCCCGGCGCATGGCCGAGGACCCGGACCCGTGA
- a CDS encoding DUF488 domain-containing protein, which translates to MGAIRLARVYDHAPAHGNVYLVERLWPRGVRKEDLHVDGWLKDVAPSTELRKWFGHDPGKWAEFRRRYTAELDADPQAWQPLVDAARTSDVTLLYSSRDQEHNNAVVLRDYLTERLGD; encoded by the coding sequence ATGGGAGCCATCCGGCTGGCCCGCGTCTACGACCACGCGCCCGCGCACGGCAACGTCTACCTGGTCGAGCGGCTGTGGCCCCGCGGCGTACGCAAGGAGGACCTGCACGTCGACGGCTGGCTCAAGGACGTCGCGCCCAGCACCGAGCTGCGCAAGTGGTTCGGACACGACCCCGGGAAATGGGCGGAGTTCCGCCGGCGCTACACCGCCGAGCTCGACGCCGACCCGCAGGCGTGGCAGCCCCTCGTGGATGCCGCGCGCACGAGCGACGTCACGCTCCTCTACAGCTCGCGCGACCAGGAGCACAACAACGCAGTCGTACTGCGCGACTACCTCACCGAGCGACTAGGCGACTGA
- a CDS encoding sterol desaturase family protein has product MGRSVTKHPKTYADAGEVAGLAGWAEVFFRRRGPQLLAGAAAVAVPARLAMGRWRRDDAIVAGAIVGLHPFAEWAVHVYLLHRPPRVRHGQVRESYVARTHRSHHQDPTDIDLVLLPLRTVVGLVAVNAVLPIVGRDRRRATTGAATSLVMLLGYEWVHFLIHSPHQPRTALYRARWRGHRLHHFRNERYWFGVVATVADKVLGTAPDRDGVPVSPTARTLHPVSVA; this is encoded by the coding sequence ATGGGTCGTTCAGTCACGAAGCACCCCAAGACCTACGCCGACGCGGGCGAGGTGGCAGGCCTCGCGGGATGGGCGGAGGTCTTCTTCCGCCGCCGCGGCCCGCAGCTGCTCGCGGGCGCCGCTGCTGTCGCCGTGCCCGCCCGGCTGGCGATGGGTCGCTGGCGGCGTGACGACGCGATCGTGGCCGGTGCGATCGTCGGGCTGCACCCGTTCGCCGAGTGGGCCGTGCACGTCTACCTGCTCCACCGGCCGCCGCGGGTCCGCCACGGGCAGGTTCGCGAGTCGTACGTGGCGCGCACGCACCGCAGCCACCACCAGGACCCCACGGACATCGACCTGGTCCTGCTCCCGTTGCGTACGGTCGTCGGCCTCGTCGCGGTCAACGCCGTCCTCCCGATCGTCGGCCGTGACCGGCGGCGTGCGACGACCGGGGCGGCGACGTCGCTCGTGATGTTGCTCGGCTACGAGTGGGTGCACTTCCTCATCCACTCGCCGCACCAGCCGCGCACGGCGCTTTACCGAGCGCGCTGGCGGGGGCACCGCCTGCACCACTTCCGCAACGAGCGCTACTGGTTCGGCGTCGTCGCCACGGTGGCTGACAAGGTGCTCGGGACGGCGCCCGACCGCGACGGCGTGCCGGTCTCGCCGACGGCGCGGACGCTGCACCCGGTGTCAGTCGCCTAG
- a CDS encoding rhomboid-like protein, with the protein MVTPLESEPASSPAGRLRAIGSVIWAERPTPSATPFTVGYLLLLAGSTLVLGVVDHDLHHKILAESSTDVAHLESAPVRVLVASALWLPDMHWIAYAVLFGLVLSPVERRVGPGWTFVIFASGHVLATLATELPVEAAIDAGWLPASAAHRLDVGVSYGFHAVLGAMLGMFAGRRRRALGALVAAAVVIPVAIDHDVTTIGHLMSVAVGVAWWPWLRRRGLLGHPALEPFRGRSVRRRRLPDALVSTRTG; encoded by the coding sequence GTGGTGACGCCGTTGGAGTCCGAGCCGGCGTCGTCTCCCGCGGGGCGCCTGCGCGCGATCGGCAGCGTGATCTGGGCGGAGCGGCCCACCCCGTCGGCCACCCCGTTCACCGTGGGCTACCTGCTGCTGCTCGCCGGCAGCACCTTGGTGCTGGGCGTCGTCGACCACGACCTGCACCACAAGATCCTGGCCGAGTCGAGCACCGACGTCGCGCACCTGGAGTCTGCACCGGTGCGAGTGCTGGTCGCCAGTGCCCTGTGGTTGCCGGACATGCACTGGATCGCCTACGCGGTGCTGTTCGGGCTCGTGCTCTCGCCGGTGGAGCGGCGGGTGGGGCCGGGGTGGACGTTCGTCATCTTCGCCTCGGGCCACGTGCTGGCGACACTCGCCACCGAGCTGCCGGTGGAGGCGGCGATCGACGCTGGCTGGCTGCCGGCGTCCGCCGCGCACCGGCTCGACGTCGGGGTCTCCTACGGGTTCCACGCGGTGCTCGGCGCCATGCTGGGCATGTTCGCCGGACGCCGCCGGCGCGCGCTGGGTGCACTGGTCGCCGCCGCCGTGGTGATCCCGGTCGCCATCGACCACGACGTCACGACGATCGGGCACCTGATGTCGGTGGCCGTGGGCGTTGCCTGGTGGCCGTGGCTGCGCCGCCGTGGTCTGCTCGGCCATCCGGCCCTGGAGCCGTTCCGCGGCCGCTCGGTGCGCCGCCGGCGCCTGCCGGACGCGCTCGTTTCCACCCGAACGGGGTAG